A window from Salvia miltiorrhiza cultivar Shanhuang (shh) chromosome 2, IMPLAD_Smil_shh, whole genome shotgun sequence encodes these proteins:
- the LOC131012857 gene encoding uncharacterized protein LOC131012857 isoform X2, which yields MDPLSHRNRDATWKSVVDTAMTIFNATKEKNKFKKPPKWEIVKGPIQPDFKQCGFYVMRFMKEIVMACQDDDSVFVASMFKKREYSMSEINEVREDWATSAINEL from the exons ATGGATCCTTTGTCTCATCGGAATCGTGATGCCACTTGGAAATCCGTAGTTGACAC CGCAATGACCATTTTCAATGCAACAAAGGAAAAGAATAAATTCAAGAAACCACCAAAATGGGAAATTGTTAAG GGCCCAATACAACCCGATTTCAAACAATGTGGCTTTTACGTGATGCGATTTATGAAAGAGATCGTAATGGCGTGTCAAGACGATGACTCCGTTTTCGTGGCTTCAATG TTTAAAAAACGTGAGTATTCTATGAGTGAGATAAATGAGGTTCGAGAAGATTGGGCAACTTCTGCCATTAATGAG CTTTGA
- the LOC131012857 gene encoding uncharacterized protein LOC131012857 isoform X1 — protein MLAYVIYSKHWILTIIEPYKDCVYVMDPLSHRNRDATWKSVVDTAMTIFNATKEKNKFKKPPKWEIVKGPIQPDFKQCGFYVMRFMKEIVMACQDDDSVFVASMFKKREYSMSEINEVREDWATSAINEL, from the exons ATGCTAGCTTATGTAATTTACAG TAAACATTGGATCTTAACAATTATTGAGCCTTACAAAGATTGTGTCTATGTGATGGATCCTTTGTCTCATCGGAATCGTGATGCCACTTGGAAATCCGTAGTTGACAC CGCAATGACCATTTTCAATGCAACAAAGGAAAAGAATAAATTCAAGAAACCACCAAAATGGGAAATTGTTAAG GGCCCAATACAACCCGATTTCAAACAATGTGGCTTTTACGTGATGCGATTTATGAAAGAGATCGTAATGGCGTGTCAAGACGATGACTCCGTTTTCGTGGCTTCAATG TTTAAAAAACGTGAGTATTCTATGAGTGAGATAAATGAGGTTCGAGAAGATTGGGCAACTTCTGCCATTAATGAG CTTTGA